From Hydractinia symbiolongicarpus strain clone_291-10 chromosome 11, HSymV2.1, whole genome shotgun sequence, the proteins below share one genomic window:
- the LOC130613895 gene encoding V-type proton ATPase subunit d 1-like: MASIYGDLIFNVDSGYLEGLVRGFRSGILTRTDYLNLIQCETLEDLKLHLQSTDYGNFLANEAGPLTVSVIDEKLREKLVVEFNHLRNQAVEPLATFMDFITYSYMIDNIILLITGTLHQRSIAELIPKCHPLGKFPEMASINIASTPAELYNAVLVDTPLADFFNDCISEQDLDEMNIEIIRNSLYKSYLESFSKFCDGLGGSNADVMSSILQFEADRRAIMITINSFGTELNKDDRAKLFPKCGKLYPDGLARLAKADDYDQVRQVADCYANYQVLFEGTGVNPGDKTLEDKFFEYEVKLNVNAFMQQFHFGVFYAYVKLKEQECRNIVWIAECISQRNKSKIDNYINIFE; this comes from the exons ATGGCTTCTATATACGGAGACTTAATTTTTAACGTTGATAGTGGATATTTGGAAGGTTTGGTTCGAGGTTTCAGATCTGGGATTCTTACAAGAACTGATTACCTTAATCTTATCCAATGTGAAACACTGgaag ATTTGAAGTTGCATCTGCAAAGCACAGACTATGGCAACTTCTTAGCTAATGAAGCCGGCCCTCTCACTGTATCTGTTATTGATGAAAAACTTCGGGAAAAATTGGTAGTTGAATTCAATCATTTAAGGAACCAGGCAGTGGAACCTCTAGCAACATTTATGGATTTTATTAC TTACAGTTACATGATTGATAATATTATACTACTTATTACTGGTACGTTACATCAGCGATCAATAGCAGAACTCATCCCGAAATGTCATCCACTTGGAAAGTTCCCAGAAATGGCATCAATCAATATTGCATCAACACCAGCAGAACTGTACAATGCTGTACTTGTGGATACACCTCTTG CTGATTTTTTCAATGACTGTATATCAGAACAGGACTTGGATGAAAtgaatattgaaataattagaaACTCTCTGTATAAG TCCTACTTGGagtcattttcaaaattttgtgaTGGTTTGGGTGGATCAAACGCAGATGTAATGTCATCCATTTTACAG TTTGAAGCTGACAGGAGAGCTATCATGATCACCATCAATTCATTTGGTACTGAACTTAATAAAGACGATCGTGCAAAATTATTCCCCAAATGTGGAAAGCTTTATCCTGATGGCCTCGCAAGACTTGCAAAAGCTGATGATTATGACCAAGTGAGACAAGTTGCTGACTGTTATGCG AATTATCAAGTGTTGTTTGAAGGGACTGGTGTCAATCCTGGTGATAAAACACTCGAAGATAAATTCTTTGAATACGAG GTGAAGTTAAACGTGAACGCGTTCATGCAGCAGTTTCACTTTGGTGTGTTTTACGCTTACGTTAAATTGAAAGAACAGGAGTGTCGTAACATCGTGTGGATTGCGGAGTGCATCTCGCAACGTAATAAATCCAAAATCGATAACTACattaatatttttgaataa
- the LOC130613894 gene encoding uncharacterized protein LOC130613894 — MLIFCQNNFLLKNLLHNFAEDIISTGYKLGFIYINHTRKCQRSCRERNKSQSKSLKMDVITEEAENKKNEFISLRRENSVLNEVTTSTPIRATEEIKMNNKEDSRGNHMDNITVEVKEVKKNKKNRIVLAESVEKIEKGKKKVNDSSKREKREIKRTDDFDGESAEEVLVDKDARSSTLLDKNTNSNSMVDISQSEQASHQSKMNRTKSYDALANGTKSFDYRYFVIASPSMRRKFSDSVSNETTFQPLMSNSASSFLSTSTCDTETSLSSISKQAKRSPKSKAVLEAMKRKLQNEICKIDIEISKMEGEKLVLLNLRNIIMEFKEKVTAIDRNKQGVLMAEKVRNALVGIVEIIQSEEQALGENIVIPHLDDVKSELSELSRLGRSIIDYKACLHLTFVERFFVAAGKIFGMVECILLLYYEDENEELDSLNEWNSKNSSLCSDDQKMHSVSSFTEELIRNECTTEYGGDHSSLTRNEINKPKETKEALKVFTKRINKAKKSYHSVERLSSGIPKMKTLCRCFKDILSTLGDGILLTGRTGTAFQEINENVCTLTEILKTERPGQRELEHSKMIMAEMTGRIKILSKSDLVDLA, encoded by the exons atgcttatcttttgtcaaaacaactttCTCCTCAAGAATCTATTACATAACTTTGCTGAGGATATCATCAGTACTGGGTACAAACttggttttatttatataaaccaCACTCGAAAGTGTCAAAGATCGTGTCGTGAGAGAAACAAAAGTCAATCGAAGAGTCTCAAGATGGACGTTATAACAGAAGAAGCGGAGAACaagaaaaatgaatttatttcTTTAAGAAGAGAAAATTCTGTTTTAAATGAAGTGACAACTTCCACACCGATTAGAGcaactgaagaaataaaaatgaacaatAAGGAGGATTCTAGAGGGAACCATATGGACAACATAACCGTGGAggtaaaagaagttaaaaagaataagaaaaatCGTATTGTCTTAGCGGAAAGTGTTGAAAAGATTGAAAAAGGTAAGAAAAAGGTTAACGATTCGTCTAAAAGAGAGAAAAGGGAGATTAAAAGGACGGATGATTTTGATGGCGAAAGTGCTGAAGAAGTACTTGTGGATAAAGACGCCAGAAGTTCAACGCTATTGGATAAAAACACGAACAGTAATTCCATGGTGGATATTTCCCAATCAGAACAAGCATCTCACCAATCAAAAATGAACCGTACAAAATCGTATGATGCTTTGGCGAATGGCACAAAATCTTTCGACTATCgttattttgtaatagcttctCCATCCATGAGAAGAAAGTTTTCAGATTCTGTTTCCAACGAAACAACTTTCCAACCTTTAATGTCAAACTCTGCCTCGTCTTTTCTTTCAACTTCTACTTGTGATACCGAAACTTCCCTGAGTTCCATATCGAAACAAGCAAAACGATCGCCAAAGTCGAAGGCCGTTTTAGAAGCAATGAAGCGTAAATTGCAGaatgaaatttgcaaaatagatATCGAAATTTCAAAAATGGAAGGAGAGAAACTAGTGTTGTTAAACCTGCGAAACATAATTATGGAATTTAAGGAAAAAGTTACGGCAATCGATCGAAATAAACAAGGGGTATTAATGGCGGAAAAAGTAAGAAACGCATTGGTTGGTATTGTTGAAATTATTCAAAGTGAAGAGCAGGCATTAGGCGAAAACATCGTAATACCCCATCTAGACGATGTGAAAAGCGAACTATCTGAATTATCGCGGCTTGGTCGGAGCATTATCGATTACAAAGCCTGTCTCCATTTAACATTCGTTGAAAGGTTTTTTGTAGCAGCTGGAAAAATATTCGGCATGGTGGAGTGTATTCTACTTCTTTATTACGAAGATGAAAACGAAGAATTGGATAGCTTGAATGAGTGGAACAGCAAAAACAGTTCATTGTGT TCTGACGACCAGAAAATGCATAGTGTTTCATCGTTCACTGAAGAACTTATTCGCAACGAGTGCACCACCGAATACGGAGGAGACCACTCTTCCTTGACAAGAAACGAAATAAACAAACCAAAAGAAACGAAAGAGGCTTTGAAGGTTTTTACAAAGCGAATCAACAAAGCTAAGAAATCGTACCACTCTGTTGAAAGGTTATCATCAGGAatcccaaaaatgaaaacactgtgtagatgttttaaagacattttgAGCACGCTAGGTGATGGAATATTGTTGACTGGAAGAACAGGAACCGCGTTTCAAGAAATCAATGAGAACGTTTGTACTTtaacagaaattttaaaaactgaaagACCAGGTCAGCGGGAGCTGGAACATAGTAAAATGATCATGGCTGAAATGACAGGAAGAATTAAAATATTATCAAAGAGTGATTTAGTGGATTTGGCTTAA
- the LOC130614624 gene encoding targeting protein for Xklp2-A-like, with translation MDEEIDSKYEFNAPKFIDFLQGDVDEDADKWFDEREGDEGGIDIDLVPYYEKALGDNGFKNATSAITAALNNDLDEPKPGSPEAASEHAQMEDKEEAMECDEPMEVQNHCNKEDNVKIEDTGVLLPPDKIKQERKSNMPNTQSVENVHVLNIKKERVSHMPEPAEDKQESEKMIPDSNKENNNKEGVEQTGSSDDVEKDTKPVKVPPRKSNIRRSWSSPSNPRKQSAPNIRRSQPPRQSAKKSINYSDTKKRKTTLSQESMLFPKKPKFDYGPTMPNTPSFVRKLRERGQKRGQSSEAIQLKKIRDLQNHTKEQLKRNHKNMKQAIKAGSYMPVRCMTNITKPKEFQFATDTRVKEHTMHTRRDSQKPFENQLRKHPPSPPAGKKESTKPKPFHFVLPDKGVAPKQKWESMAQFTMNFQTKTPERFRMKPRKDEDNCSVDGEKKKSHKVQVTVPKTPLLMTRTRSRPANVESAEEREIKEAESVKSYQFKATEFNPKIVEMQGMYGVKQVPEASTTQVKPFHFELDSRTDHRKQKEDVNKPAEKTATGKAKINTSLPSKMDKPKRTEVKPFSFESRDKERYQKKEEKIKEIMEGEKKLHEFHARPLPSFSPEVLPAPATKPITEPQPFHISVGSTAYQQKLKQKLEAEAEEERAKRQFKAQNADVVKNKPFKPLTGLIPPTSPNQVVMNSDIRAKERAKFEEWKSEQNRLMEMEKMRIQKEKELEEERQLKLMRKEAVPKSHPVRRYKHIELQKSDKPLTTPQTPNFECQKRALTRL, from the exons ATGGACGAGGAAATTGACTCGAAATACGAATTTAATGCCCCCaaatttattgactttttacaaGGGGACGTAGATGAAGATGCAGATAAATGGTTTG ATGAACGAGAAGGTGATGAAGGAGGCATTGACATCGACTTAGTACCGTACTACGAAAAAGCATTGGGTGATAATGGATTTAAAAATGCAACTTCAGCCATAACAGCTGCTTTAAATAATGATCTTGATGAGCCTAAGCCTGGAAGTCCTGAGGCAGCATCAGAGCATGCGCAAATGGAGGATAAAGAGGAAGCGATGGAATGTGACGAACCAATGGAAGTACAAAACCATTGTAATAAGGAAGACAATGTTAAAATAGAAGACACTGGTGTACTTTTACCACCAGATAAAATTAAACAGGAAAGAAAATCTAATATGCCTAATACACAGTCTGTGGAAAATGTTCATGTGTTAAATATTAAGAAGGAGAGAGTTTCTCACATGCCAGAGCCTGCGGAAGACAAGCAAGAGTCAGAAAAAATGATCCCTGATAGTAATAAGGAGAATAACAATAAAGAGGGTGTGGAACAAACTGGAAGCAGTGATGATGTTGAAAAGGATACTAAGCCAGTTAAAGTTCCACCAAGAAAATCAAATATAAGACGTTCTTGGAGCAGTCCTAGTAATCCGCGTAAACAATCTGCTCCCAATATCAGACGCTCACAACCGCCACGACAGAGTGCCAAAAA aaGCATCAATTATTCCGACACAAAGAAGCGAAAGACCACATTGTCTCAGGAATCTATGTTGTTTCCTAAGAAACCAAAGTTTGATTATGGGCCAACAATGCCAAATACCCCTTCCTTTGTCAG AAAACTTAGGGAAAGAGGTCAGAAGCGTGGCCAGTCCTCTGAAGCGATCCAATTAAAGAAAATTCGAGATCTTCAAAACCACACTAAAGAGCAGTTAAAACGTAATcataaaaatatgaaacaagCCATCAAAGCAGGTTCATACATGCCTGTAAGATGCATGACTAACATTACAAAGCCCAAAGAATTCCAGTTTGCGACTGATACTCGAGTCAAAGAGCATACAATGCATACTCGAAGAGATTCCCAGAAGCCCTTTGAAAATCAACTGCGTAAACACCCACCGTCTCCTCCA GCAGGTAAGAAGGAATCAACTAAGCCAAAACcatttcattttgtactgccTGACAAAGGAGTTGCACCGAAGCAGAAATGGGAGTCAATGGCACAGTTTACAATGAATTTTCAAACAAAGACACCAGAGAG GTTCAGAATGAAACCAAGAAAAGACGAAGATAATTGCAGCGTAGACGGcgagaaaaagaaaagtcacaAAGTTCAAGTCACTGTGCCTAAAACTCCCTTGTTGATGACTCGCACCAGATCTCGTCCTGCCAATGTTGAAAGTGCAGAAGAGCGAGAGATAAAAGAAGCTGAAAGTGTCAAAAG TTACCAATTCAAAGCAACTGAATTCAATCCTAAGATTGTCGAGATGCAGGGAATGTATGGTGTGAAGCAGGTACCTGAAGCATCGACAACACAAGTGAAACCATTCCACTTCGAACTGGATTCGCGAACGGATCATAGGAAGCAGAAAGAAGATGTGAATAAGCCGGCAGAA AAAACAGCAACCGGGAAAGCCAAAATAAACACTTCACTGCCGTCAAAAATGGATAAGCCAAAACGAACAGAGGTGAAGCCATTTTCATTTGAAAGTCGCGATAAAGAACGTTatcaaaagaaagaagaaaaaatcaagGAGATTATGGAAGGCGAAAAAAAA TTACACGAATTCCATGCACGTCCTCTGCCCTCGTTTTCACCTGAGGTGTTACCTGCTCCGGCCACTAAACCTATAACTGAACCACAACCGTTTCATATATCAGTTGGATCGACAGCTTATCAACAAAAGCTGAAACAgaag CTGGAAGCAGAAGCAGAAGAAGAGAGGGCTAAACGTCAATTTAAAGCTCAAAATGCTGACGTAGTCAAAAATAAACCGTTTAAACCGCTTACTGGGCTAATACCGCCGACTAGTCCGAACCAAGTTGTCATGAACTCAGATATTCGCGCCAAAGAACGGGCAAAGTTCGAGGAGTGGAAGTCCGAGCAAAATCGTCTCATGGAAATGGAGAAAATGAGAATACAAAAGGAAAAGGAACTAGAAGAAGAAAGGCAATTGAAATTAATGCGAAAAGAGGCTGTTCCTAAGTCACACCCTGTTCGACGCTACAAACATATCGAGCTCCAGAAAAGCGATAAACCGCTGACTACGCCACAGACGCCTAACTTCGAATGCCAGAAGCGAGCTTTAACCAGGTTATAA